The following proteins come from a genomic window of Winogradskyella sp. PC-19:
- a CDS encoding SRPBCC family protein: MKIYTVHQKQKLPISLDEAWDFLCNPANLEKLTPKDMGMQIISGADRPMYAGQLLQYRVTPLPGFKTKWVSEITQYEHKKYFVDVQLYGPYALWHHKHFVHEIKGGVEMEDIIDYKVPLGFLGQLVHPFLVKPKLESIFNYRKEQMEKLFGTF; the protein is encoded by the coding sequence ATGAAAATATACACAGTACATCAAAAACAGAAGTTGCCTATTTCCTTAGATGAAGCTTGGGATTTTCTTTGTAATCCTGCTAATCTCGAAAAATTAACACCCAAAGATATGGGCATGCAGATAATTTCTGGAGCAGATAGACCCATGTATGCAGGGCAATTATTGCAATACCGTGTGACACCACTACCTGGTTTTAAGACCAAATGGGTTAGCGAGATAACACAATACGAACATAAAAAGTATTTTGTAGATGTACAGCTTTATGGACCATATGCATTGTGGCATCACAAACATTTTGTACATGAGATTAAAGGTGGTGTAGAAATGGAAGATATTATCGATTATAAAGTACCCTTAGGTTTTTTAGGGCAATTGGTTCATCCATTTTTAGTAAAACCTAAACTTGAAAGCATTTTTAACTACAGAAAAGAGCAAATGGAAAAGCTCTTTGGAACATTTTAG
- a CDS encoding TspO/MBR family protein has product MKKVHFFILFLIINFGGLAIGSWLMDGGSTGDWYNNLSKAPWTPPGWVFGVAWTTIMLAFSWYLAELFYDRASKFLWILYTFQVLLNVSWNWIFFNQHLTNIALVVIILLTLVIFYYFITFRNDRLKTAKYLLLPYMVWLCIATSLNAYIVLNN; this is encoded by the coding sequence ATGAAAAAGGTTCACTTTTTCATACTGTTTTTAATCATCAATTTTGGCGGATTAGCAATAGGTAGTTGGTTGATGGATGGAGGCTCTACTGGTGATTGGTATAACAATCTCAGTAAAGCACCTTGGACTCCACCAGGTTGGGTTTTTGGAGTTGCTTGGACAACAATAATGCTGGCTTTCTCTTGGTATTTGGCAGAGCTTTTCTATGATAGAGCCTCAAAATTTCTTTGGATATTATATACATTTCAAGTACTGTTAAACGTGAGTTGGAACTGGATTTTTTTCAACCAACATCTAACTAATATCGCTCTAGTTGTAATCATACTTTTAACCTTAGTCATTTTCTACTATTTTATAACCTTTAGAAACGATAGGCTAAAAACAGCAAAGTATTTATTGTTGCCTTATATGGTTTGGCTTTGTATTGCCACATCTCTAAACGCATATATTGTTTTAAATAACTAA